The Leopardus geoffroyi isolate Oge1 chromosome C3, O.geoffroyi_Oge1_pat1.0, whole genome shotgun sequence genomic interval CCTTCTCTGTCTGGAGATGGCGTGAGAAGCACTTGGCCGAGTCCCGGGGGAGAGCCCCGGGCCAGCTGCACAGAGACTGTTCCTTCATTCGCTTTCCGTGGGCCTGACCCTGAAACACAGGGAAATCCGTTGCCCTGTATCTATCTTCCCAGTCAGTCTCCAGAAGCTGTATTACAGGAGTCGGAGGAATTGGGGCTGCGGTTTGGGCCCTGAACCTCAGGCCTGTTTGAAGGTGGGACTGCTTGGGAGACCTCAGGCCAGGGACCTTCTTCCAGGGGCGCCAGGGCTTGGGCCCTCAGGGACTAGAGCGGATCAGTTGCCTGCCTGAGGAGCTCTGTGAGGACTGGTCCCCAACCTCAATACCTCCTTCCCAGGCCCCAAGGGGCTCTGTCTCCTGCATAGAAACGTCACcaagatggggcatctgggtggctcagttggttaagcatccggctttggctcaggtcaccatctcgtggtttgtgagttcaagccacatgttgggcaccatgctgagagtgtggaacctgcttgggattccctctctccccctctatatctcaaaataaaacagggaaggaaggagggaaggaagggagggaagaaaggaaggaaggaaggaaaggaaggagagagaggggggaggagagagggagggagggagggagaaaggaatgaaggaagggagggaaggaggaaggaaggaaggaaggaagggagggagggaaggaaggaagggagggaggggggaggagagagcgagggagggagggagaaaggaatgaaggaagggaggaaggaaggaaggaaggaaggaagagaaaagcgTGCCTGGCCCCCTGTCCTGTTTCCCAGGCTGTGTCCTTTGTCCCCACAACCCCTGTGCATCCCACTCCCCTTCACAGCCTGACATTCCTTCTCTTGGAAGTCCCTTTGGAGATCAGCATCCTTCTCACTGAGAGGGGAAGGTGAGATCTGGAGGAAGGTCAGGAATGTTGGTCCCTAGTCCCTCAGACTCCTCTTTCCATGGTCCCCAGGGGCATAGTCCTGTCCTCACCTCCACAGCCACGTCTCTGGTAAGAGCCCCATTGGCTGCCCCTATGCCTGCCCCTATGCAGAGTTTCCTTGTAAAAACGGACCGAGTCTGGATGCTGAACAAAATGTCCCAAGCGAGTGGCAGAGCAGAGCCCCGAGCTCCTGCCGTCTTCCCCAGTGCTGTCACCCTATCCTACACCACCTCCTCCAAGTCACTCTAGACCCTCAACCCTCGACCCTCATCACCTGTCACCTGGGCGGCTTCCTGTTCCCCTCCCTAATGCTTCCCCACCTGCCCCGCGTGGCGGCTGCATTGAGTGACACCCACAAGATCCAACGTGGGAGGGTGACCAACATAGTGGTTCAgcaggcccggggggggggggggggaacgtggACGGCTTGAGGGGATCGGGAAGGAGCAAGAGAATCAGCTTAAGGTCCTTTGCTTACAGGTGTGCGTGGAAGGGGTGGGCAGGAGCCGGGGACAAAGGTCCAGAGAGAAGGTCTGAGACATGGGGATCTTTAGGGGAGGACAGGACAATAAGACCAACCGCAGACAGCGGTCAGGGGTCCAGACTTCAGCTACTGGTCCAGCCGAGTTGTTGTGCCCCTGGGTCAGGCGTCAGAGGCCCTGAGCAGCTAGCGTCAGGCAGATAGGGAGGTGACAGGGTCATCGGGCTCGCCTCAGCCCCAGATAGGACAGCTGGAACAGAAGGAAGTTCAGGGAAGCAGGTTTGGCCCGGAATCATCCAGCCAAGGACCAAAGGCCGGCTCCTCCAGAGTGGCGGTCACCTGATTTGACTTTATTGCCGGATAATCTTCCCTTGGGGAGTATGGCCCTTGGGACACCCACCCGGTGGCACCCTGGGAGGAGAAGCACggtgggggggtggcgggaaggactccggggtggggggaggggttgggaagAAAGAGTGCTCAGCACAGGGGTCCCCAAGGGGCGATCGGGCCAGGCCGGGGCGAGGCTTCAGCCTCGTTTCTCCTGGGGGTCCTCATCCCTGGCATTCTGCATCTTTTCTGGGCTCAGATGAGCCAGAGCCCCACGGCCAGAGTGACCACGAGGAAGGAGAAGAGCAGCCCTTTGGCTCAGAGGCAGAAGTGAGTGGACGTGTCCAAGGCATAGCCAGGATCTGGGGGCAGAAGGAGGCAAGGAGAGCGGGGCttgccagagggagggggaggtctCCATTAAGAGGCAGACCCCTGGCCCAGAACCCACACAGGGGGCTCGAGTCAGCAGTCAGTTGCTGTTCCTTTTCAAGTGTCTCTGGACATGCGTGTTCGAGTCACGGAAGCTCAGGAACTAAgatccgggggcggggggtgatcTTAAGCTAAGCCAGAGAGTAGAGAACCTTTGGAAACTGGGGAGCACTGCCCCCCCCGCCCAGTGCAGCGGTCAAGTccccctgggaaggagggaggttcTGGATCCCAGGCACTCTCttgggaggggctgagggagggaggtggccgCCTGTCTCTGGGGTCCCAGTACCTTCACAGAAGGGCCCGGCAAGGACCAGGTGGGAACGGACGCTGCTGACGGGGTTGGTGGCCCTGCAGGTATAGGAGAGGGCATTGTCCCCAGGTCTCCGGGACGCgctgagggcagagccctcacGGACTGTCTCAGTGTCTCAGTGCCATGTTCCCAGGACAGCCAGCTGTGGGTCACATCCAGGCCCTCCTTCTCTACGGAGCACGTCAGGGTCACATTAAAGCCACCTTCCCTGGAGTTCTCAAAGCCCACGGTGACGCGAGGCTCCGACAGCCGTCCTAGATGAAAGAGGAACGTGCAAAGGCCCTCTACGTAATCAGGGGTCAGGTCTGTTTCCTTAAGCTCCTCAATAGTGGGGTGAAGGGTGTGTCCCCTGAGAGTCCCTTCACGTAAACAGAGACTAACAAAACCCATCCACCGTAACATCTGCTTCCAGGGTCCCCCGGGCAGCTGCTAAGGTAGACAGACCTGCCTTTGGCATTTcctactccccccgcccccgccgcccaaTGTCTcgccttctccctctcccctttgcaCCCCACCTCCCTCTAAACCCTATTCTGCCTCCTTGATCCCAGAAAATATTGTCACACGTTCTGCAtgcggaggggcgggggggggggggcatttataGTTTAGTCAGTGTCTCTGCAAGATTCGAGGTAGAACATCAGTCACTGTCACAGGCACTAAGAGACTTGGTCCAGGTAGAGAGGAGACGTTGGTTAGGAGCCCTCACATCACACAGAAGGATAAAAAGCTCGGGACTAGAGGCGGCATCCAATGCCAGGAGGCGGAATCTCGGTGGGAgggagagacccccccccccggcaaggTCTGGGGCACCTGCCCCTCTCACTATGTTGGGAAGGTCCAGGGGAACAGCCTTAGGGCCCAGGGCCTCACTGCATCGGTGGCTGCGGCTCAGATCCTGGGGTTGGGCACACCGGGGACACTCTGCCTTCTGGTCCCAGCCCCTCACACCACAGCCCTGAGTCCTGAGACCTCTACTCCTCTGCATGCAAAGCCCAGGAGAGCCCCCAAAAGCAGCTTTAGAATTCCCAGCCTCGACTCACGGTAGACACGGAGACTGTAATGCTGCCTGGCGGAGATCTGGGACGTCCTCAGGTTGACCTGAGCCTTGTAAGGCCCTGAGTCCCCCCAGCTCAGATTGCTGGTGAGCAGGGAGTAGCTGGGGTCCGGGAAGCTCACTCTGCCCGCGTATCGAGCGTTGGTCACCGTGATGGTAGCCGGCTGTCCCTCTCTCCCCGGAACCACCGTGGCAAGCCTTATGCGAGAGGACCAGAAGATGTCCTCGACCTTGTCATTGAATGGTACCTCCAGGGGAAGGCTGACGGACTCCTGAAGCACAGCGACTACTTCCTCAGCCTCCACGCCATCTCCAGAATCCCCGTCGGCTGCAAGGAAAGGAGGAGACGGAGGCAAAGGCCCCACCGGTGTCTCGGGGCCGCCGAGCCTGGCAGCGGGGCTGTGGCGCGTGCACACGGCCGCCGGACCGTGCGGCTTCCAGGCCCCGCACTCAGCCTCGCCCCCGGCCGCCTGTCTGGCTCTGGCTTTCCACTGTGCACCTGCCAGGGGCTGGCTTCCGTCTGGGTCGTCCCCCTCCAGGCTTTATCCTTGTGGCTGCTGCGGGCTGGTCCCCTTTCTAGAGCCCAGGCTTCCTCATCTCTCGGTCCTGCAGCAAAGCCACACCCTACTCCTCTTTAGTCCAGAAGGGCCGAAGCATCCGGCCCCAGAGAAGGTGcccagccagccccagccccagcagaacagcagagcagaggggaggagacTCTCTTGTCCCGGGACTGCAGTCTCTCACCTGCCCGAAGCAGCGGGAGCGGGAACAGCATCCGAAGGGCCCCCATGTCAGCGGCCCTGCGCCCGAGGGGGTTGGCCTGCTCGGCCCCCGAGACTATGAAGAAGACAGGCTGCTAGAGACAGAGCGACTGATTGACAGTCCCTAGGAGGGGAGATACATCCCACCCCCCAGCAGCCTCCGACTTCCCTTATCCTCACCAAGCCCTTCCCTGTCGGTCTTGGGAACTTCTCTCTGAGCCCAACTGCTGATCTGGTTCACTCCCTGACTCACGCTTCCTGTCCATCGAATGCCACTCGGACCccgcttcctccaggaagccttcctagaCTCCTTGGCCCCTGTATTCCCAACCCAcccgccccaccaccaccacctgtcCTGAGCCCTCAGCATACTCTGCGTCAGCTCTCGTTTGGAAGTTCCTGTGTCGCTGTGGTCATCTGACCTTATAAGCATCTTTCTCTCCCCAGATGGACTCCAACTTTTGGGACATCTCTGTAAGTCCCACGTTAGACACAGGCGGCGACCAAGTGATATTTCtggaatggatgaataaatgaagtatttctctcttttgttttttttttttttaagtttgtttatttattttgagaaaggggagtagggagagagagagagaaggagcccggggcagggcttgaactcgtgagccaccagatcatgacctgacctgaaccaaatctGAGAGCCAGAGGCTCacgcaactgagccacccaggtgcccctggagtattTCTAGTTTGCTCTTGCTGGGTCCCCACTTGAGAGATTATTCGGAGGAAGAAAACTTTCGACCCTCTTAACA includes:
- the SLAMF9 gene encoding LOW QUALITY PROTEIN: SLAM family member 9 (The sequence of the model RefSeq protein was modified relative to this genomic sequence to represent the inferred CDS: deleted 2 bases in 1 codon; substituted 2 bases at 2 genomic stop codons), which translates into the protein MWHHFCRQRDGMRKVRARAFRRADANGQPPFGRQLLTLTERAGDVGAQLRLAGSPLCDAVAAAFPGSRPPPTSKAAPGAYPKLREYLRDEHSLMRHLTMSPLIKRGSIPDSDKFWDVEALGFGACSWPQTLADDRGAPGRPEAKALELSESRAIREKQEKHIPQARTLPVVTLCRLISFDTSFHPTAARQAEQVRLEGDDPDGSQPLAGAQWKARARQAAGGEAECGAWKPHGPAAVCTRHSPAARLGGPETPVGPLPPSPPFLAADGDSGDGVEAEEVVAVLQESVSLPLEVPFNDKVEDIFWSSRIRLATVVPGREGQPATITVTNARYAGRVSFPDPSYSLLTSNLSWGDSGPYKAQVNLRTSQISARQHYSLRVYRRLSEPRVTVGFENSREGGFNVTLTCSVEKEGLDVTHSWLSWEHGTETLTVREGSALSASRRPGDNALSYTCRATNPVSSVRSHLVLAGPFCEDPGYALDTSTHFCLXAKGLLFSFLVVTLAVGLWLIXAQKRCRMPGMRTPRRNEAEASPRPGPIAPWGPLC